A genome region from Pseudomonas sp. S06B 330 includes the following:
- the thiO gene encoding glycine oxidase ThiO: protein MTKQVVIVGGGVIGLLTAFNLAAEVEQVVLCDRGELGQESSWAGGGIVSPLYPWRYSPAVTALAHWSQDFYPQLAERLFASTGVDPEVHTTGLYWLDLEDEAEALAWAEREGRPLSAVDISAAYDAVPVLGSGFQRAIYMAGVANVRNPRLVKSLRAALQAMPNVSIREHCEITGFSRDGERITGVETVEGVIAGDCVVLTAGAWSGDLLRPLGLELPIEPVKGQMILFKCAEDFLPSMVLAKGRYAIPRRDGHILVGSTLEHAGYDKTPTAEALESLKASAVELLPALADATPVAHWAGLRPGSPEGIPYIGEVPGWEGLWLNCGHYRNGLVLAPASCQLFADLLLGREPIIDPLPYAPAGRLM, encoded by the coding sequence ATGACCAAGCAAGTAGTGATAGTCGGCGGCGGAGTGATCGGCCTGCTGACGGCGTTCAACCTGGCGGCCGAGGTCGAACAGGTGGTGCTGTGTGATCGCGGTGAGCTGGGGCAGGAGTCATCCTGGGCCGGTGGTGGCATCGTTTCGCCGCTTTACCCTTGGCGTTACAGCCCGGCCGTGACGGCGCTGGCGCATTGGTCGCAGGACTTTTATCCACAGCTGGCTGAGCGTTTGTTTGCCAGTACGGGTGTGGACCCCGAAGTGCATACCACTGGCCTGTATTGGCTGGACCTGGAAGACGAAGCCGAGGCTTTGGCTTGGGCTGAGCGGGAAGGGCGCCCCCTGAGCGCTGTGGATATCTCGGCTGCCTATGACGCAGTGCCGGTGCTTGGCTCGGGATTTCAGCGGGCAATCTATATGGCGGGCGTGGCCAACGTGCGTAACCCGCGCTTGGTCAAATCCCTTCGCGCGGCACTGCAGGCCATGCCCAATGTGAGCATTCGCGAGCACTGCGAAATCACCGGATTCAGCCGCGACGGCGAGCGGATTACGGGTGTAGAGACCGTTGAAGGCGTGATTGCAGGTGACTGCGTGGTGTTGACTGCTGGCGCCTGGAGCGGTGATCTGTTGCGGCCTTTGGGGCTGGAATTGCCGATCGAGCCGGTCAAAGGGCAGATGATTCTCTTCAAATGCGCCGAAGACTTCTTGCCGAGCATGGTCCTGGCCAAAGGGCGCTATGCGATCCCGCGGCGTGATGGGCACATTCTGGTCGGCAGCACCCTGGAACATGCCGGATACGACAAGACCCCGACTGCCGAGGCGCTGGAGAGCTTGAAAGCTTCTGCGGTGGAGTTGTTGCCGGCCTTGGCGGATGCCACGCCGGTCGCGCATTGGGCAGGTTTGCGCCCTGGCTCGCCTGAAGGCATTCCCTACATCGGTGAAGTACCGGGTTGGGAAGGACTCTGGTTGAACTGTGGGCATTACCGCAATGGTCTGGTGCTGGCGCCGGCGTCCTGTCAGTTGTTCGCTGATCTGCTGCTAGGCCGTGAACCGATCATCGATCCCCTACCTTATGCGCCGGCAGGGCGTTTGATGTAA
- the pgeF gene encoding peptidoglycan editing factor PgeF, which produces MSELTHALLIPDWPAPAGVRACVTTRLGGVSLPPYESFNLGDHVGDEPAAVAENRRRLSTEFGIQPAWLKQVHGVVVADADPGVIAEADASWTATPGIACTAMTADCLPLLFCDRAGTRVAAAHAGWRGLANGVIEATLDRLALAPEEVVVWLGPAIGPQAFEVGLEVRDAFTTVHPETAQAFVPGAGPDKLMADIYKLARLRLAARGVTAVYGGGFCTVSDPRFYSYRQTPQGGRFASLVWLDPR; this is translated from the coding sequence ATGAGTGAGCTGACGCACGCCTTGCTGATCCCGGACTGGCCTGCGCCAGCCGGGGTTCGTGCGTGCGTCACCACGCGTTTGGGCGGGGTCAGCCTGCCGCCCTACGAGAGCTTCAACCTCGGTGATCATGTCGGCGATGAGCCTGCTGCGGTGGCCGAAAACCGCCGCCGCCTGAGCACCGAGTTCGGCATCCAGCCAGCCTGGCTCAAGCAGGTGCATGGCGTGGTTGTGGCAGATGCCGACCCGGGCGTGATCGCCGAGGCCGACGCCAGCTGGACGGCCACGCCCGGTATTGCCTGCACGGCAATGACCGCCGATTGCCTGCCGCTGCTGTTCTGCGACCGTGCCGGTACCCGAGTCGCTGCCGCCCACGCCGGCTGGCGTGGCCTGGCCAATGGCGTGATCGAAGCCACCCTCGATCGTCTGGCCCTGGCGCCGGAAGAGGTAGTGGTGTGGCTGGGCCCGGCGATTGGCCCGCAAGCCTTCGAAGTCGGGTTGGAAGTGCGCGACGCCTTCACGACCGTTCATCCGGAAACTGCCCAGGCCTTTGTGCCCGGTGCCGGCCCCGATAAATTGATGGCCGACATCTATAAGCTGGCGCGCCTGCGTCTGGCTGCCCGTGGCGTAACGGCGGTGTATGGGGGTGGTTTTTGCACCGTCAGCGATCCACGCTTCTACTCTTATCGGCAAACGCCGCAAGGTGGACGCTTCGCGTCGCTGGTCTGGCTTGATCCGCGCTGA
- a CDS encoding PP0621 family protein gives MVRLLFWIALIAAAFWLWRKFKASNAAAPDNGLEDPLKMVRCAHCGVHLPNDRALRLGSQWYCSQAHLEQGPGSQR, from the coding sequence ATGGTTCGCCTACTTTTCTGGATTGCCCTGATTGCCGCTGCTTTCTGGCTGTGGCGCAAGTTCAAGGCCAGCAACGCTGCTGCGCCCGACAACGGTCTTGAAGACCCGTTGAAGATGGTGCGCTGCGCCCATTGTGGCGTGCACCTGCCCAATGACCGTGCCCTGCGTTTGGGCTCGCAGTGGTACTGCAGTCAGGCGCATCTGGAACAAGGGCCAGGTTCGCAGCGCTAG
- a CDS encoding dihydrofolate reductase family protein, whose translation MTLKASVYIATSLDGFIARASGELDWLMVATTSSDDHGYAAYMASIDTLVMGRNTFEKVLTFGEWPYPHKRVVVLSSTLRQADAGPHVEVHPGPLAQLIDHLQETGAKSLYLDGGQVVQSFLREGRVDELTITRIPVLLGSGIPLFGALAKDVLLQHLRSTTFENGFVQSTYRVLR comes from the coding sequence GTGACCCTCAAAGCCTCCGTTTACATCGCCACCAGCCTCGATGGCTTCATTGCCCGTGCAAGCGGCGAGCTGGACTGGTTGATGGTTGCCACCACCTCCAGCGACGACCACGGCTACGCCGCCTACATGGCGAGCATCGATACCCTGGTCATGGGGCGCAATACCTTCGAAAAAGTCCTGACCTTTGGTGAGTGGCCCTATCCGCACAAACGGGTGGTGGTGTTGAGCAGTACCTTGCGTCAGGCGGATGCGGGGCCGCATGTCGAGGTGCATCCTGGGCCGCTGGCGCAGTTGATCGACCACCTGCAGGAGACCGGGGCCAAGAGCCTGTACCTCGATGGCGGCCAGGTCGTACAGAGTTTCTTGCGAGAAGGGCGGGTGGATGAACTGACCATCACCCGGATACCGGTATTGCTGGGCAGTGGCATTCCCCTGTTCGGCGCCTTGGCCAAGGATGTGCTGCTGCAGCACCTGCGCAGCACCACGTTTGAAAATGGCTTTGTGCAGAGCACGTATCGGGTACTCAGATAG
- the rluD gene encoding 23S rRNA pseudouridine(1911/1915/1917) synthase RluD produces MSEIIQLRAEVPSELGGQRLDQVAAQLFAEHSRSRLSTWIKEGRLTVDGAVLRPRDIVHGGALLALDAEQEAQGEWVAQDIELDIVYEDDHILVINKPAGLVVHPAAGHADGTLLNALLHHVPDIINVPRAGIVHRLDKDTTGLMVVAKTIQAQTQLVAQLQSRSVSRIYECIVIGVVTAGGKINAPIGRHGGQRQRMAVTEGGKPAVSHYRVLERFRSHTHVRVKLETGRTHQIRVHMAHVNFPLVGDPVYGGRFRIPPAASLTMVDALKTFPRQALHARFLELDHPVTGERMGWESALPDDFVWLLSLLKQDREAFVG; encoded by the coding sequence ATGTCCGAGATCATTCAACTTCGCGCAGAGGTGCCGTCCGAATTGGGCGGGCAACGCCTCGACCAAGTCGCCGCCCAATTGTTCGCTGAGCACTCGCGCTCGCGCCTGTCCACCTGGATCAAGGAGGGGCGCCTGACGGTGGATGGCGCTGTCCTGCGTCCGCGCGATATCGTCCACGGCGGTGCGCTGCTGGCGCTCGACGCCGAGCAGGAAGCCCAAGGCGAGTGGGTGGCCCAGGACATCGAGCTGGATATCGTCTATGAAGACGACCACATCCTGGTGATCAACAAGCCCGCTGGGCTTGTGGTCCACCCGGCTGCTGGCCACGCCGATGGCACCCTGCTCAACGCACTGCTGCACCACGTACCGGACATCATCAATGTCCCGCGTGCCGGCATCGTCCACCGCCTGGACAAGGACACCACCGGTCTGATGGTGGTGGCCAAGACCATTCAGGCGCAGACCCAACTGGTTGCCCAGTTGCAAAGTCGCAGTGTCAGCCGCATCTATGAATGCATCGTGATCGGTGTGGTGACCGCAGGCGGCAAGATCAATGCGCCGATCGGTCGTCACGGCGGGCAGCGTCAGCGCATGGCGGTGACCGAAGGCGGCAAGCCAGCGGTCAGCCACTACCGTGTACTGGAACGCTTCCGCTCGCACACCCACGTGCGGGTCAAGCTGGAAACCGGCCGGACCCACCAGATCCGTGTACACATGGCCCACGTTAACTTCCCGTTGGTCGGCGATCCGGTCTATGGCGGTCGCTTCCGCATTCCACCAGCGGCCAGCCTGACCATGGTTGATGCCCTCAAGACCTTCCCGCGCCAGGCCCTGCATGCGCGCTTCCTGGAACTGGATCACCCAGTGACGGGCGAGCGTATGGGCTGGGAGTCGGCGCTGCCGGACGATTTCGTCTGGCTGCTGTCGCTGCTCAAGCAGGACCGTGAGGCGTTTGTTGGATGA
- a CDS encoding S8 family serine peptidase, which produces MTKIGPLLRNVLSRIESPSAELQGQALWSIAAHVGSGESPDRIPLVVKLTTKRPRHGEGWEEYKQRFDHEVSAVNQVLSGGQAKPLYLAGAIAGAFRPEQVEGMAQLNEIGLIELDPIVNPTLMDDACIDIGLDGYRNQHGQLTGAGVRVAVLDSGIDIQHPFLSVTDSVSTCGEDFLIPGSHGTHCAGSIASRDSLYRGVAPDVELLNIKVLRHDGSGRHTSIVQGIDAALDLKADIISMSLGFNHLPAWSDRGHGWACPDGRCPLCTAVDNASTFGAIVCVAAGNEHARADALRRMGYGHLIDTELGCPGQARGAITVGAISKRTFLPAEFSSRGPSAYGTEKPDLVAPGINIMSTTPVPRQTDGSLEPTPMRADLFGRKSGTSMATPIVAGVAALLLQQRRSQNQSVTVSAMRKAILDATTAMGLPVNVVGVGRVTLS; this is translated from the coding sequence ATGACCAAGATCGGACCCCTGCTACGTAACGTATTAAGTCGTATCGAAAGCCCTTCCGCTGAGCTGCAAGGCCAGGCGCTGTGGTCGATAGCTGCTCATGTGGGAAGTGGCGAAAGCCCGGACAGAATACCCTTGGTAGTGAAGCTAACGACCAAGCGTCCTCGGCATGGTGAGGGGTGGGAGGAATACAAGCAGCGCTTTGATCACGAAGTATCAGCGGTCAATCAGGTCTTGAGTGGTGGGCAGGCCAAGCCGCTGTATCTGGCGGGGGCCATCGCGGGGGCATTCCGGCCTGAGCAAGTTGAAGGCATGGCGCAGCTCAACGAAATCGGCCTGATAGAGCTCGACCCCATCGTCAATCCCACATTGATGGATGACGCCTGTATCGACATTGGCCTGGATGGGTATCGCAATCAACACGGTCAACTGACGGGGGCGGGCGTAAGGGTTGCCGTATTGGATTCAGGCATCGACATTCAACACCCCTTCCTCAGTGTTACCGACTCTGTCTCGACGTGTGGTGAGGACTTTCTCATTCCCGGGTCTCACGGTACTCACTGTGCCGGCAGCATCGCCTCGCGGGACAGCCTCTATCGAGGTGTGGCACCGGATGTTGAGCTGCTGAACATCAAGGTCCTGCGTCATGACGGCAGTGGCCGACATACCTCCATTGTCCAGGGCATAGATGCTGCACTTGATCTCAAGGCCGACATCATTTCCATGAGCCTTGGCTTCAATCATCTGCCGGCCTGGTCAGATCGTGGGCATGGTTGGGCTTGTCCAGACGGGCGTTGCCCCTTGTGCACTGCCGTAGACAACGCCAGCACCTTTGGCGCCATTGTCTGTGTGGCAGCGGGTAACGAGCATGCCCGCGCCGATGCCCTGCGGCGTATGGGGTATGGTCACCTGATTGATACCGAGCTGGGTTGCCCTGGCCAAGCCAGGGGCGCCATCACCGTCGGCGCAATCTCCAAGAGAACCTTTTTACCCGCAGAATTCTCCAGTCGTGGCCCTTCTGCGTATGGCACAGAAAAGCCGGATTTGGTCGCGCCGGGCATCAACATCATGTCCACGACACCCGTGCCAAGGCAAACAGACGGTAGCTTGGAACCCACGCCAATGCGTGCAGATCTGTTTGGCAGAAAGAGTGGCACTTCGATGGCGACGCCTATCGTTGCTGGGGTGGCGGCCTTGTTGCTGCAGCAGCGCCGTAGTCAGAACCAGAGCGTAACGGTGTCGGCAATGCGCAAGGCGATCCTGGACGCAACGACGGCAATGGGCTTGCCGGTAAACGTCGTAGGCGTTGGTCGGGTCACGTTAAGCTAG
- the clpB gene encoding ATP-dependent chaperone ClpB, translated as MRIDRLTSKLQLALSDSQSLAVGMDHPAIEPAHLLQALIDQQGGSIKPLLMQVGFDVNSLRKALSKELDQLPKIQNPTGDVNMSQDLARLLNQADRLAQQKGDQFISSELVLLAAMDENSKLGKLLLGQGVTKKALENAISNLRGGEAVNDPNAEESRQALDKYTVDLTKRAEDGKLDPVIGRDDEIRRTIQVLQRRTKNNPVLIGEPGVGKTAIAEGLAQRIINGEVPDGLKGKRLLSLDMGALIAGAKFRGEFEERLKGLLNELSKQEGQIILFIDELHTMVGAGKGEGSMDAGNMLKPALARGELHCVGATTLNEYRQYIEKDAALERRFQKVLVEEPSEEDTIAILRGLKERYEVHHKVAITDGAIIAAAKLSHRYITDRQLPDKAIDLVDEAASRIRMEIDSKPEVLDRLERRLIQLKVESQALKKEEDEAALKRLEKLTEEIARLEREYADLEEIWTSEKAEVQGSAQIQQKIEQSRQELETARRKGDLSRMAELQYGVIPDLERSLQMVDQHGKAENQLLRNKVTEEEIAEVVSKWTGIPVAKMLEGERDKLLKMESLLHERVIGQEEAVVAVSNAVRRSRAGLSDPNRPSGSFLFLGPTGVGKTELCKALAEFLFDTEEAMVRIDMSEFMEKHSVARLIGAPPGYVGYEEGGYLTEAVRRKPYAVVLLDEVEKAHPDVFNVLLQVLEDGRLTDSHGRTVDFRNTVIVMTSNLGSAQIQELVGDREAQRAAVMDAVGSHFRPEFINRIDEVVVFEPLGRDQIAGITQIQLGRLRSRLAERDLSLELSDEALDKLIAVGYDPVYGARPLKRAIQRWIENPLAQMILAGKFLPGTGITAKVEGEEIVFA; from the coding sequence ATGCGAATAGACCGTTTGACCAGCAAATTACAGCTGGCGTTATCCGACTCCCAATCCCTGGCCGTTGGTATGGACCATCCCGCCATCGAGCCTGCGCACCTGTTGCAAGCGTTGATCGATCAGCAAGGTGGTTCGATCAAGCCGCTGCTGATGCAGGTGGGCTTTGACGTCAACAGCCTGCGCAAGGCGTTGAGCAAAGAGCTCGACCAACTGCCAAAAATCCAGAACCCGACCGGCGACGTGAATATGTCGCAGGACCTGGCGCGTCTGCTCAACCAGGCCGATCGCCTGGCGCAGCAGAAGGGTGACCAGTTCATCTCCAGTGAACTGGTGCTGCTCGCGGCCATGGACGAAAACAGCAAGCTCGGCAAGTTGCTGCTCGGCCAGGGCGTGACCAAAAAAGCCCTGGAAAACGCCATCAGCAACCTGCGTGGTGGCGAGGCGGTCAATGACCCCAACGCCGAAGAGTCGCGTCAGGCCCTGGATAAGTACACCGTCGACCTGACCAAGCGCGCTGAAGACGGCAAGCTTGACCCGGTGATCGGCCGTGACGATGAAATCCGCCGCACCATTCAAGTGTTGCAACGGCGGACCAAAAACAATCCGGTGCTGATCGGTGAGCCTGGTGTGGGTAAAACCGCCATCGCTGAAGGCTTGGCCCAGCGCATCATCAACGGCGAAGTGCCAGACGGCCTTAAAGGCAAGCGTCTGCTTTCGCTGGACATGGGCGCGCTGATTGCCGGTGCCAAGTTCCGCGGTGAGTTCGAAGAGCGCCTCAAAGGCCTGCTCAATGAGCTGTCCAAGCAAGAAGGGCAGATCATTCTGTTCATCGACGAACTGCACACCATGGTGGGCGCCGGTAAGGGCGAGGGCTCCATGGACGCCGGCAACATGCTCAAACCCGCGTTGGCGCGGGGTGAGCTGCACTGCGTCGGTGCCACCACCCTGAACGAATACCGTCAGTACATCGAGAAGGACGCAGCCCTTGAGCGGCGCTTCCAGAAAGTACTGGTAGAAGAGCCGAGCGAAGAAGACACCATCGCCATCCTGCGTGGCCTCAAAGAGCGTTATGAGGTGCACCACAAGGTGGCGATCACCGACGGCGCGATCATTGCCGCGGCCAAGCTCAGCCATCGCTACATCACTGATCGGCAACTGCCGGACAAGGCCATCGACCTGGTTGACGAAGCGGCCAGCCGCATTCGCATGGAGATCGACTCCAAGCCAGAAGTGCTCGATCGCCTGGAGCGCCGCCTGATTCAACTTAAGGTTGAATCCCAGGCGCTGAAGAAAGAAGAAGACGAAGCGGCGCTCAAGCGTCTGGAAAAACTGACTGAAGAGATTGCTCGACTGGAGCGTGAGTACGCGGATCTGGAAGAAATCTGGACCTCGGAAAAAGCCGAAGTGCAGGGTTCTGCGCAGATTCAGCAGAAAATCGAACAGTCGCGTCAGGAGCTGGAAACCGCGCGCCGCAAGGGCGACCTCAGCCGCATGGCCGAGCTGCAGTACGGGGTGATCCCGGACCTGGAGCGCAGCCTGCAGATGGTCGACCAGCACGGCAAGGCCGAAAACCAGCTGCTGCGTAACAAGGTAACCGAGGAAGAAATCGCTGAAGTGGTGTCCAAATGGACCGGTATTCCGGTGGCCAAGATGCTCGAAGGCGAGCGGGACAAGCTGCTGAAGATGGAAAGCCTGCTGCACGAGCGGGTGATCGGTCAGGAAGAAGCTGTGGTGGCAGTCTCCAACGCCGTGCGTCGCTCCCGCGCAGGGCTCTCTGACCCGAACCGGCCAAGTGGCTCGTTCCTCTTCCTCGGCCCAACCGGTGTAGGTAAGACCGAACTGTGCAAGGCGCTGGCCGAGTTCCTGTTCGACACCGAAGAGGCGATGGTGCGGATCGACATGTCCGAGTTCATGGAGAAGCATTCCGTGGCGCGGCTGATCGGTGCACCCCCTGGCTATGTCGGTTACGAAGAGGGCGGTTACCTGACCGAAGCGGTACGGCGCAAGCCTTACGCGGTGGTGCTGCTCGACGAAGTCGAGAAAGCGCACCCGGATGTGTTCAACGTCTTGCTGCAGGTGCTTGAAGACGGTCGCCTGACTGACAGCCACGGACGTACGGTGGACTTCCGTAATACCGTGATCGTCATGACTTCCAACCTGGGCTCGGCGCAGATCCAGGAATTGGTCGGTGATCGGGAAGCACAGCGTGCCGCGGTGATGGATGCGGTGGGTTCGCACTTCCGCCCTGAGTTCATCAACCGGATCGACGAAGTGGTGGTGTTCGAGCCTCTGGGCCGCGATCAGATCGCGGGTATCACCCAGATCCAGCTGGGCCGTCTGCGCAGCCGTCTGGCTGAGCGCGACCTGAGCCTGGAACTGAGTGACGAAGCGCTGGATAAACTGATCGCTGTCGGCTACGACCCGGTCTACGGTGCACGGCCTCTGAAACGGGCCATCCAGCGTTGGATCGAGAACCCGTTGGCGCAGATGATCCTGGCCGGCAAGTTCCTGCCAGGCACCGGGATTACCGCCAAAGTCGAGGGCGAGGAAATCGTCTTCGCCTGA
- a CDS encoding outer membrane protein assembly factor BamD, with protein sequence MQVKHLLLIAILGLTAACSSKEVVDENLSEAELYQQAQADLDNHSYTSATSKLKALESRYPFGRYADQAQLELIYANYKNAEPEAAKSAAERFIRLHPQHPNVDYAYYLKGLTSFDQDRGLLARFLPLDMTKRDPGAARDSYNEFAQLTSRFPNSRYSPDAKQRMIYLRNLLAAYEIHVADYYLTRQAYVAAANRGRYVVENFQETPAVGDGLAVMTEAYMRLHLDELAATSLETLKLNYPDHPSLVDGQFVPKQDEADNRSWLSKATLGLIESDAPLPPGETRANQDVIRQYEDAKEAIPAELQPKEGDAVEEEEHEAQGNNDDRSWFSYMTFGVFD encoded by the coding sequence ATGCAAGTGAAACACCTGCTGCTGATCGCCATCCTCGGACTGACCGCTGCTTGTTCTTCGAAGGAAGTCGTCGACGAAAACCTGAGCGAAGCCGAGCTGTACCAGCAGGCGCAGGCCGATCTGGACAACCACAGCTACACCAGCGCCACCAGCAAGCTCAAGGCGCTGGAGTCGCGCTATCCGTTCGGTCGCTATGCCGATCAGGCGCAGCTCGAACTGATCTACGCGAACTATAAGAACGCCGAACCTGAAGCCGCCAAATCGGCCGCCGAGCGCTTCATTCGCTTGCACCCCCAGCACCCGAACGTCGACTACGCCTATTACCTCAAGGGTCTGACGTCTTTCGACCAGGACCGTGGCCTGCTGGCGCGCTTCCTGCCGCTGGACATGACCAAGCGTGACCCGGGTGCTGCCCGCGACTCCTACAACGAGTTCGCCCAGCTGACCAGCCGCTTCCCTAACAGCCGCTACTCGCCAGACGCCAAGCAGCGCATGATTTACCTGCGCAACCTGCTGGCGGCCTACGAAATCCACGTCGCTGACTACTACCTGACCCGTCAGGCCTATGTCGCCGCCGCCAACCGTGGCCGCTATGTCGTAGAGAACTTCCAGGAAACCCCAGCAGTCGGCGACGGCCTGGCGGTGATGACCGAAGCCTATATGCGTCTGCACCTGGACGAACTGGCCGCCACCAGCCTGGAAACCCTCAAGCTCAACTACCCGGATCATCCAAGCCTGGTCGACGGCCAGTTCGTGCCTAAGCAGGACGAAGCCGACAACCGCTCCTGGCTGTCCAAGGCCACGCTGGGCCTGATCGAGAGCGATGCGCCGCTGCCGCCGGGCGAAACCCGCGCCAACCAGGACGTCATCCGTCAGTACGAAGATGCCAAGGAAGCCATCCCGGCCGAACTGCAGCCTAAAGAGGGCGACGCGGTTGAGGAAGAAGAACACGAAGCGCAAGGCAACAACGACGACCGTTCCTGGTTCAGCTACATGACCTTTGGCGTGTTCGACTGA
- a CDS encoding type IV pilin protein: MHQQKGLSLIELLIVIAVVGILASIAYPSYSDQVRKAARTEVVGVLFTSAQQLQCHYSRAGQYSDSEAVVTPLVSGTDHYSLHAVRDKESFTLLARRLPGGLMTADRCGDYVLDQAGVRGNRQSAEDASKGCWGG; this comes from the coding sequence ATGCACCAGCAGAAAGGATTGAGCTTGATCGAACTGTTGATTGTCATCGCCGTGGTCGGCATTCTGGCGAGCATTGCCTACCCCAGTTACAGCGACCAGGTCAGAAAAGCGGCACGTACGGAAGTTGTCGGCGTGCTGTTCACCAGTGCACAGCAACTGCAGTGTCACTACTCACGTGCGGGGCAGTACAGCGACAGTGAGGCGGTGGTGACTCCCCTGGTGAGCGGGACGGATCACTACAGCTTGCACGCAGTACGCGACAAGGAGTCCTTCACCCTGTTGGCACGACGCCTGCCTGGCGGCCTGATGACGGCTGATCGGTGCGGCGACTATGTGCTTGACCAGGCGGGTGTGCGCGGCAATCGGCAAAGCGCCGAGGATGCCAGCAAGGGCTGCTGGGGTGGCTGA
- a CDS encoding DUF3094 family protein: MTSRLNPEDQRRVDQYLQAPQHQVERKPFRPWLLLCMVVLVTIGLGLLSRLLSNLVL; this comes from the coding sequence ATGACCAGCCGCCTGAATCCCGAAGACCAACGTCGTGTCGATCAATACCTGCAAGCCCCCCAGCATCAAGTCGAGCGCAAGCCTTTCCGGCCGTGGCTGCTCCTTTGCATGGTGGTGCTGGTGACGATTGGCCTGGGCTTGTTGAGCCGCCTCTTGAGTAACCTGGTGCTATGA
- a CDS encoding NAD(P)/FAD-dependent oxidoreductase produces the protein MTHRIVIVGGGAGGLELATRLGKTLGKKGSASITLVDANLTHIWKPLLHEVAAGSLNSSEDELNYVAQAKWNHFQFQLGRMSGLDREGKQIQLAATLDEEGRELLPARTLAYDTLVIAVGSNTNDFGTLGAAQNCLFLDTRKQAERFHQQLLNHYLRAHAGDQANETISVAIVGAGATGVELAAELHHAAHELAAYGLDRIQPKDMHITLIEAGPRVLPALPERISVPVHQTLEKLGVTVMTNASVSEVTATELKTSNGDVIPASLKVWAAGIRAPGFLKDIDGLETNRINQLVVRPTLQTTLDDDIFAFGDCAACPQPGSDRNVPPRAQAAHQQASMLAKSLKARLEGKPLPTYAYRDYGSLVSLSRFSAVGNLMGNLTGSVMLEGWLARMFYVSLYRMHQMALYGTFRTLMLMLGSRIGRGTEPRLKLH, from the coding sequence ATGACTCACCGTATCGTGATTGTCGGCGGCGGCGCCGGCGGCCTGGAACTGGCGACCCGCCTGGGTAAAACCCTGGGCAAGAAGGGCAGCGCCAGCATCACCCTGGTCGACGCCAACCTGACGCACATCTGGAAGCCATTGCTGCACGAAGTTGCCGCTGGCTCGCTGAACTCCTCGGAAGACGAACTGAACTACGTGGCCCAGGCCAAGTGGAATCACTTCCAGTTCCAGCTCGGGCGCATGAGTGGCCTGGACCGTGAGGGCAAGCAAATCCAGCTGGCCGCGACCCTCGACGAAGAGGGCCGTGAGCTGCTGCCTGCACGTACCCTGGCGTATGACACGCTGGTGATCGCGGTTGGCAGCAACACCAATGACTTCGGCACCCTTGGCGCGGCGCAGAACTGCCTGTTCCTGGATACCCGCAAGCAGGCTGAGCGCTTCCATCAGCAGCTGCTCAACCACTACCTGCGTGCCCATGCCGGTGACCAGGCCAACGAAACCATTAGCGTGGCGATTGTCGGTGCCGGTGCTACCGGGGTTGAGCTGGCCGCTGAGTTGCATCACGCGGCGCACGAGCTGGCGGCCTATGGCCTGGATCGCATCCAGCCCAAGGACATGCACATTACCCTGATCGAAGCGGGCCCGCGGGTGCTGCCGGCGCTGCCTGAGCGGATCAGCGTGCCTGTGCACCAAACCCTGGAAAAACTGGGGGTCACGGTGATGACCAACGCTTCGGTTAGCGAAGTTACGGCCACTGAGCTTAAAACCAGCAATGGGGATGTGATTCCGGCGAGCCTCAAGGTCTGGGCGGCGGGTATTCGTGCACCGGGTTTCCTCAAGGACATCGACGGGCTGGAGACTAACCGGATCAACCAATTGGTGGTGCGCCCTACCCTGCAAACCACCCTGGATGACGATATCTTCGCCTTTGGTGATTGCGCCGCCTGCCCGCAGCCGGGCAGCGACCGTAACGTGCCACCGCGGGCCCAGGCGGCTCACCAGCAAGCGTCGATGTTGGCCAAGTCGTTGAAGGCTCGCTTAGAAGGCAAGCCGTTGCCGACCTATGCCTACCGTGACTATGGCTCACTGGTGTCGCTGTCGCGTTTCTCGGCGGTGGGTAACCTGATGGGCAATTTGACCGGCAGCGTGATGCTTGAGGGGTGGTTGGCGCGGATGTTCTACGTGTCGCTGTACCGCATGCACCAGATGGCGCTGTATGGCACCTTCCGCACGTTGATGCTGATGTTGGGGAGCCGGATTGGGCGTGGTACAGAGCCGCGCTTGAAGCTCCATTAA